A region from the Mycolicibacterium phlei genome encodes:
- a CDS encoding metal ABC transporter ATP-binding protein: MSETDVPALSFEDVAAARGGRLIWSEATFTVPAGGIVAVIGSNGAGKTTLLQIMLGLIPPAAGHVKVFGEPPGALNKAIGYVPQNYAAGVGEAVRARDAVMLGLTGHRWGFGRPSRQDNERVDAALAAVDATGFANKRLSQLSGGQRQRVALAEALVARPRMLILDEPLAALDIRSQREIVDVLERVNSTFGVTIFVVAHDLNPLLGVLTSAIYLLDGHAHFDTLDGVVDEELLSHLYGTRVEVVHTPQGDLYMRRT, encoded by the coding sequence GTGTCTGAAACTGACGTTCCCGCACTGTCTTTCGAGGACGTCGCGGCGGCCCGCGGCGGCAGGCTGATCTGGTCGGAGGCGACGTTCACGGTGCCCGCGGGCGGCATCGTCGCGGTCATCGGCTCCAACGGCGCGGGCAAGACCACGCTGCTGCAGATCATGCTGGGGCTGATCCCGCCGGCCGCCGGGCACGTCAAGGTGTTCGGCGAGCCGCCCGGCGCGCTGAACAAGGCCATCGGCTACGTGCCGCAGAACTACGCCGCCGGGGTCGGCGAGGCGGTCCGCGCCCGCGACGCGGTGATGCTCGGGCTGACCGGACACCGCTGGGGGTTCGGCAGGCCCAGCCGCCAGGACAACGAACGCGTCGACGCCGCACTGGCCGCCGTGGACGCCACCGGTTTCGCCAACAAGCGGCTGTCACAGCTGTCGGGCGGGCAGCGCCAGCGGGTGGCGCTGGCCGAGGCGCTGGTGGCGCGACCGCGGATGCTGATCCTCGACGAGCCGCTGGCCGCGCTCGACATCCGCAGCCAGCGCGAGATCGTCGACGTGCTCGAGCGGGTCAACTCCACGTTCGGGGTGACGATCTTCGTCGTCGCCCACGACCTCAACCCGCTGCTGGGCGTGCTGACCAGCGCCATCTACCTGCTCGACGGGCACGCGCACTTCGACACGCTCGACGGCGTCGTCGACGAGGAACTGCTCAGCCACCTCTACGGCACCCGGGTCGAGGTCGTGCACACCCCGCAGGGCGACCTGTACATGCGGAGGACCTGA
- a CDS encoding FecCD family ABC transporter permease produces MVRYPVVLTLLAVLLVATATTGVAVGSVAVPAAEVWQILLHRVLPRAFDQTWSPARAAIVLDARLPRVLLAALVGAGLAVCGMVLQAVVRNPLADPMLLGVSSGASVGAVLVLVAGVGAGLVAMPLAAFLGALGALVAVYLLARTGGRMTTIRLILAGVAVAEVLSAVASLLIVTSDDPHKAQSAVRWLLGGLGGATWSTLWVPTLVVLVGVGVLLAVTRSLNLLYSGEEAATTLGLDVHRFRAAMFVVVALMVGAMVAVTGAIGFVGLIMPHVVRMLVGADHRRALPAAALLGASFLIACDIAARTVAAPEELPVGILTALVGGPYFLWLMRRRAPA; encoded by the coding sequence ATGGTGCGTTACCCCGTTGTCCTGACGCTGCTGGCGGTGCTGCTGGTGGCGACGGCGACGACGGGTGTGGCGGTGGGCTCGGTGGCGGTTCCGGCCGCGGAGGTGTGGCAGATCCTGCTGCATCGGGTGCTGCCGAGGGCATTCGACCAGACCTGGTCGCCGGCCCGGGCCGCCATCGTGCTCGACGCGCGGCTGCCCCGGGTGCTGCTCGCGGCGCTGGTCGGTGCGGGCCTGGCCGTGTGCGGGATGGTGCTGCAGGCGGTGGTGCGCAACCCGTTGGCGGACCCGATGCTGCTCGGGGTGTCCTCGGGAGCCTCGGTGGGGGCGGTGCTGGTGCTGGTCGCCGGGGTCGGCGCCGGTCTGGTCGCCATGCCGCTGGCGGCGTTTCTCGGTGCGCTGGGCGCACTGGTCGCGGTCTACCTGCTGGCGCGCACCGGCGGGCGGATGACCACGATCCGGCTGATCCTCGCGGGTGTCGCGGTAGCCGAGGTGCTGTCGGCCGTCGCCAGCCTGTTGATCGTCACCTCCGATGACCCGCACAAGGCGCAGTCCGCGGTGCGCTGGCTGCTCGGTGGGCTGGGCGGGGCGACCTGGTCGACGCTGTGGGTGCCGACGCTCGTCGTGCTGGTCGGAGTCGGAGTGCTGCTCGCGGTCACCCGTTCCCTGAACCTGCTGTACAGCGGGGAGGAGGCCGCCACCACCCTCGGCCTGGACGTGCACCGGTTCCGCGCCGCGATGTTCGTCGTCGTCGCCCTCATGGTCGGTGCGATGGTCGCGGTGACCGGGGCGATCGGGTTCGTGGGGCTGATCATGCCGCATGTGGTGCGCATGCTGGTCGGCGCCGACCACCGCCGGGCGTTGCCTGCCGCCGCACTACTGGGTGCGTCGTTCCTGATCGCCTGCGACATCGCGGCCCGCACCGTGGCGGCACCGGAGGAGCTGCCGGTGGGCATCCTCACCGCACTGGTCGGTGGGCCGTACTTCCTGTGGTTGATGAGGCGCAGGGCACCGGCATGA
- the otsB gene encoding trehalose-phosphatase, whose protein sequence is MLPDDLTRALTSVAATPRLLVASDFDGTLAPIVNNPADARPLPAAAEALTALAELPDTATALISGRALAVLRELSGVPPSVHLVGSHGAEFDAGFAHRIDTALLHRITDELREIASDKPGVTVETKPASVALHVRNASPEDGAAALAAARAASARWDAHATEGKAVLEFAVIQTDKGEAVDILRERENATAVVFLGDDVTDEKAFRRLRDGDVGVKVGPGESLAAYRVDSPGDVAEALRFLLDERRRR, encoded by the coding sequence GTGCTTCCGGACGACCTGACGCGCGCACTCACGTCGGTCGCCGCCACCCCGCGACTGCTGGTCGCCTCCGACTTCGACGGCACGCTCGCCCCGATCGTCAACAACCCGGCCGACGCCCGGCCGCTGCCCGCAGCCGCCGAGGCACTGACCGCGCTCGCCGAACTGCCCGACACCGCGACCGCCCTGATCTCCGGTCGCGCGCTGGCGGTGCTGCGCGAACTGTCGGGTGTGCCGCCGTCGGTGCATCTGGTCGGCAGCCACGGCGCGGAGTTCGACGCCGGCTTCGCCCACCGGATCGATACCGCCCTGCTGCACCGCATCACCGACGAACTCCGCGAGATCGCCTCGGACAAGCCGGGAGTCACCGTCGAGACGAAACCGGCCAGCGTCGCGCTGCACGTGCGCAACGCCTCACCCGAGGACGGCGCGGCCGCGCTGGCCGCCGCCAGGGCCGCCTCGGCGCGCTGGGACGCACACGCCACCGAGGGCAAGGCGGTGCTGGAGTTCGCGGTGATCCAGACCGACAAGGGGGAGGCCGTCGACATCCTGCGGGAGCGCGAAAACGCCACCGCCGTCGTGTTTCTCGGCGACGACGTCACCGACGAGAAGGCGTTCCGGCGGCTGCGCGACGGCGATGTCGGGGTCAAGGTAGGACCCGGTGAGTCGCTGGCGGCCTACCGGGTGGACTCCCCCGGCGACGTCGCCGAGGCGCTGCGGTTCCTGCTCGACGAGCGCAGGCGGCGCTAG
- a CDS encoding phosphotransferase, with protein sequence MLTDAELAARTSRAVSAAVAAATDLGLRVTEPRVLHDVFSVVVHLSPAPVVARVPTVLPPSYRTTPHLQTEQQRAELAVTGWLADRGHPVIPPSPLVPREPVRREGFSMTFWQFVEELPGGEPDPHDRMVQTARLHAALRGYDGPLGFFTSAGSYIPEGLAQLTGLLPAADIARAQREWSVLAPVLTSRTAFEDTFPGVDLQPIHGDAPYYNMIETPDGALCSDFELVTVGAVESDLAMAGPDAVAAYDDTAVQLGLRPTDARVLRMAEAAGRLGAVAALAMAPQLPMLVDALAPVLDLWRSAPPLTGL encoded by the coding sequence GTGCTCACCGACGCCGAGCTCGCGGCCCGCACCTCACGGGCGGTCTCGGCGGCCGTCGCGGCCGCGACGGACCTCGGCCTGCGCGTGACCGAACCGCGGGTGCTCCACGACGTGTTCTCGGTGGTGGTGCACCTGTCCCCCGCACCCGTCGTCGCCCGGGTTCCCACGGTGCTGCCGCCGTCGTACCGGACCACACCGCACCTGCAGACCGAACAGCAGCGCGCCGAGCTGGCCGTCACCGGCTGGCTGGCCGACCGCGGCCACCCGGTCATCCCGCCGAGCCCCCTGGTGCCGCGCGAACCCGTTCGCCGCGAAGGGTTTTCGATGACGTTCTGGCAGTTCGTCGAGGAGCTGCCCGGTGGCGAGCCGGATCCGCACGACCGGATGGTGCAGACCGCGCGGCTGCACGCCGCGCTGCGCGGCTACGACGGCCCGCTCGGGTTCTTCACCTCGGCCGGCTCCTATATCCCCGAGGGGCTGGCGCAGCTGACCGGCCTACTTCCGGCCGCGGATATCGCACGAGCGCAACGGGAATGGTCAGTACTCGCCCCGGTGCTGACGTCACGCACGGCGTTCGAGGACACCTTTCCCGGGGTGGACCTGCAGCCCATTCACGGGGATGCGCCGTACTACAACATGATCGAGACCCCCGACGGCGCACTGTGCAGCGACTTCGAGCTCGTGACGGTCGGCGCGGTCGAGTCCGACCTGGCGATGGCCGGTCCGGACGCCGTCGCCGCCTATGACGACACGGCGGTGCAGTTGGGCCTGCGCCCGACCGATGCGCGGGTCCTGCGGATGGCCGAGGCGGCGGGCCGGCTGGGCGCGGTGGCGGCGCTGGCGATGGCACCCCAGCTGCCGATGCTCGTCGACGCGCTCGCACCGGTGCTCGACCTGTGGCGGTCCGCACCGCCGCTGACCGGTCTGTAG
- a CDS encoding LamB/YcsF family protein: MTTVDLNADLGEGFGVWRLGDDEAMLDIITSANVACGFHAGDPTMLLRTCRAAAERGVRVGAQVSYRDLAGFGRRFLDAEPEDLRADVIYQIGALQAIAQVAGTTVSYVKPHGALYNAIVNHRVQARAVAEAVHAVDPSLPVLGLAASAFFREAEALGLTTVPEAFADRSYRPDGQLVPRGQRNAVLHDTDVIADRVSSMVHHGRVDAVDGSTITVLVKSICVHGDSPGAVQIAKAVRDRLTGEGVQLRPFV, translated from the coding sequence GTGACCACCGTCGACCTCAACGCCGACCTCGGCGAGGGCTTCGGGGTGTGGCGCCTCGGCGACGACGAGGCCATGCTCGACATCATCACCAGCGCCAACGTGGCGTGCGGGTTCCACGCCGGCGACCCGACGATGCTGCTGCGCACCTGCCGCGCCGCCGCCGAACGCGGGGTACGCGTCGGCGCCCAGGTGAGCTACCGCGATCTGGCCGGCTTCGGCAGGCGCTTCCTGGACGCCGAGCCCGAGGACCTGCGGGCCGACGTGATCTACCAGATCGGTGCGTTGCAGGCCATCGCACAGGTCGCCGGGACCACCGTCAGCTACGTCAAACCCCATGGCGCGCTGTACAACGCGATCGTCAACCACCGGGTGCAGGCCAGGGCGGTCGCCGAGGCCGTGCACGCCGTCGACCCGTCGCTGCCGGTGCTCGGGCTGGCCGCGTCGGCGTTCTTCCGGGAGGCCGAGGCCCTTGGGCTGACGACGGTGCCCGAGGCGTTCGCCGACCGCTCCTACCGCCCGGACGGGCAGCTGGTGCCGCGCGGGCAGCGCAACGCCGTGCTGCACGACACCGACGTGATCGCCGACCGGGTCAGCTCGATGGTCCATCACGGCCGTGTCGACGCGGTCGACGGGTCCACCATCACCGTGTTGGTGAAATCCATTTGTGTGCACGGCGATTCGCCGGGTGCGGTGCAGATCGCGAAGGCGGTGCGGGACCGGTTGACCGGCGAGGGTGTGCAGCTGCGGCCGTTCGTCTAA
- a CDS encoding metal ABC transporter permease — protein MRTTIVALGYQENWFSILTSAFMRNALIGGTIVALAAGLIGYFVIVRNTAFAAHALAHIGLPGATGAVLVGVPVGLGLGVFCIGGALVIGALGRRAADREVATGTVLAMATALGLLFNSMATKSSSTMTNVLFGNLLAITTQQIVTFSVLLVVLAVAIGFIYRPLLFSSVNAQVADAKGVPVRALSVAFMALLGLAVTMAVQAVGTLLLFALVVTPAAAAIMLTPRPAAAIGLSTAFSLASVWLGLGLSAMFNTPPSFVIVTVACGLWAVVYAAERGLRRTADRVLIT, from the coding sequence ATGCGCACCACGATCGTCGCCCTGGGCTACCAGGAGAACTGGTTCTCGATCCTCACCTCGGCGTTCATGCGCAACGCGCTGATCGGCGGCACCATCGTCGCGCTGGCCGCCGGGCTGATCGGCTACTTCGTCATCGTGCGCAACACGGCGTTCGCCGCGCACGCGCTGGCCCACATCGGCCTGCCGGGCGCCACGGGCGCGGTGCTGGTCGGGGTGCCGGTCGGCCTCGGCCTGGGAGTGTTCTGCATCGGCGGCGCACTGGTGATCGGGGCACTCGGGCGCCGCGCCGCCGACCGTGAGGTCGCCACCGGCACCGTGCTGGCGATGGCGACGGCGCTGGGCCTGCTGTTCAACTCGATGGCCACCAAGAGCTCCAGCACCATGACCAACGTGCTGTTCGGCAACCTGCTGGCGATCACCACCCAGCAGATCGTGACGTTCTCGGTGCTGCTGGTGGTGCTGGCCGTCGCGATCGGGTTCATCTACCGGCCGCTGCTGTTCAGCTCGGTCAACGCGCAGGTGGCCGACGCGAAGGGGGTGCCGGTGCGGGCGCTGTCGGTGGCGTTCATGGCGCTGCTCGGGCTGGCGGTGACGATGGCCGTGCAGGCCGTCGGCACGCTGCTGCTGTTCGCGCTGGTGGTCACGCCGGCCGCGGCGGCGATCATGCTGACCCCGCGCCCGGCCGCCGCGATCGGGTTGTCGACGGCGTTCAGCCTGGCGTCGGTGTGGCTGGGGCTGGGGTTGTCGGCGATGTTCAACACCCCGCCGAGCTTCGTGATCGTCACGGTGGCCTGCGGGCTGTGGGCGGTGGTGTACGCCGCCGAGCGGGGCCTGCGCCGAACCGCCGATCGGGTGCTCATCACCTGA
- a CDS encoding VOC family protein has product MPSPIRAVVVETTDPGPLTRFWSQLTGLPVTREHPDYASLRQPAGFFVEFVRVGEPKTVPNRVHLALRDPPRSTDPEGNEIVAG; this is encoded by the coding sequence GTGCCGAGCCCGATCCGTGCGGTGGTCGTCGAGACCACCGACCCGGGACCGCTGACGCGGTTCTGGTCGCAGCTGACCGGGCTGCCGGTCACCCGCGAGCATCCGGACTACGCGTCGCTGCGGCAGCCGGCCGGGTTCTTCGTGGAGTTCGTGCGGGTCGGCGAACCGAAGACCGTCCCCAACCGGGTGCATCTGGCGCTGCGGGACCCGCCGAGGAGTACCGATCCGGAAGGCAACGAGATCGTGGCCGGCTGA
- the kstR gene encoding cholesterol catabolism transcriptional regulator KstR: MNVSVLSEAELGSEAQRERRKRILDATLAIASKGGYEAVQMRAVAERADVAVGTLYRYFPSKVHLLVSALGREFERIDAKTDRASLTGSTPYERLNVMVGKLNRAMQRNPLLTEAMTRAFVFADASAAGEVDHVGKLMDGMFARAMADGEPTEDQYHIARVISDVWLSNLLAWLTRRASATDVSKRLDLAMRLLIGDGETPKI; encoded by the coding sequence ATGAACGTGTCGGTCCTGTCCGAGGCGGAACTGGGCTCCGAGGCGCAGCGGGAACGCCGCAAGCGCATCCTCGACGCCACCCTGGCGATCGCGTCCAAGGGCGGATACGAGGCCGTGCAGATGCGCGCGGTAGCCGAACGCGCGGACGTCGCCGTCGGCACGCTCTACCGCTACTTCCCGTCGAAGGTGCACCTGCTGGTCTCCGCGCTGGGCCGCGAGTTCGAGCGCATCGACGCCAAGACCGACCGCGCCTCGCTGACCGGCAGCACGCCGTACGAGCGGCTCAACGTCATGGTCGGCAAGCTGAACCGGGCGATGCAGCGCAACCCGCTGCTGACCGAGGCCATGACCCGCGCGTTCGTGTTCGCCGACGCCTCGGCGGCCGGCGAGGTCGACCACGTCGGCAAGCTGATGGACGGGATGTTCGCCCGCGCCATGGCCGACGGCGAACCGACCGAGGACCAGTACCACATCGCCCGCGTCATCTCCGACGTGTGGCTGTCTAACCTGCTGGCCTGGCTGACCCGCCGCGCGTCGGCGACCGACGTGTCCAAGCGACTGGACCTGGCCATGCGACTGCTCATCGGCGACGGCGAGACCCCTAAGATCTAG
- a CDS encoding (2Fe-2S)-binding protein, with protein MRIADQLADVGRLGGFFAIGLGPGFDGWRPVSDCYADGFADLIERTAARNGDRRVSASLVQMGHATRLWSPALACAVIHGVAPDFADLRWAPDTADLAVPEPTGTPLSSDRAQTLYRVVVERHLEPLAAALPVRLASGLLYGNITSAMVGAARALYMIRPSLRDDATRLARELLATGRLAGTGTVSGNLAFRRRSCCLYYRIADGAKCGDCALR; from the coding sequence ATGAGGATCGCCGACCAGCTCGCCGACGTCGGGCGGCTCGGCGGTTTCTTCGCCATCGGCCTCGGCCCGGGTTTCGACGGCTGGCGTCCGGTATCTGACTGCTACGCAGACGGTTTCGCGGATCTGATCGAGCGCACCGCGGCGCGCAACGGCGACCGCCGGGTGTCGGCGTCGCTGGTGCAGATGGGGCATGCGACGCGGTTGTGGTCACCTGCGCTGGCCTGCGCCGTGATCCACGGTGTGGCACCGGATTTCGCGGATCTGCGGTGGGCGCCGGACACCGCCGACCTGGCCGTTCCGGAGCCCACGGGCACGCCGCTGTCCTCGGACCGTGCGCAGACCCTCTACCGGGTGGTGGTGGAGCGGCACCTGGAGCCGCTGGCGGCCGCGCTGCCGGTGAGGCTGGCGTCCGGACTGCTCTACGGCAACATCACCTCGGCGATGGTCGGGGCGGCCCGCGCGCTGTACATGATCCGGCCGTCACTGCGCGACGACGCGACCCGGCTGGCCCGCGAACTGTTGGCCACCGGACGCCTGGCGGGCACCGGAACGGTGTCGGGCAACCTGGCATTTCGTCGCCGCAGCTGCTGTCTGTACTACCGCATCGCCGACGGCGCCAAGTGCGGTGACTGCGCCCTGCGTTAG
- the bluB gene encoding 5,6-dimethylbenzimidazole synthase has protein sequence MSEHAFSEAERRAVYRAIAERRDMRRFLPGATMPEDALARILAAAHAAPSVGLMQPWRFIRITDDQLRRDIHRLVDEERHRTAEALGPRAEEFLALKVEGVLECAELLVVALGEGRDRHVFGRRTLPQMDLASVSCAIQNMWLAARAEGYGMGWVSIFEPRRLAQLLGMPADAEPVAVLCLGPVPEFPDRPQLEIDEWTTGRPLSGFVSENTWPAPAELPT, from the coding sequence GTGAGCGAGCATGCGTTCAGCGAGGCCGAGCGCCGGGCCGTCTACCGCGCCATCGCCGAACGCCGCGACATGCGCCGCTTCCTCCCCGGCGCCACGATGCCCGAGGACGCGCTGGCGCGGATCCTGGCCGCCGCGCACGCCGCCCCCAGCGTCGGGCTGATGCAGCCGTGGCGGTTCATCCGCATCACCGACGACCAGCTGCGCCGCGACATCCACCGCCTCGTCGACGAGGAGCGCCACCGCACCGCCGAGGCGCTCGGACCGCGCGCCGAGGAGTTCCTGGCACTGAAGGTCGAGGGCGTCCTCGAGTGCGCCGAACTCCTGGTGGTCGCGTTGGGCGAGGGCCGCGACCGGCACGTGTTCGGCAGGCGGACGCTGCCGCAGATGGACCTGGCGTCGGTGTCGTGCGCGATCCAGAACATGTGGCTGGCCGCCCGCGCCGAGGGCTACGGCATGGGCTGGGTGTCGATCTTCGAACCGCGCAGGCTCGCCCAGCTTCTCGGCATGCCCGCCGACGCCGAACCCGTCGCGGTGCTGTGCCTGGGACCGGTGCCGGAGTTCCCGGACCGCCCGCAGCTCGAGATCGACGAGTGGACGACGGGACGGCCGCTGAGCGGCTTCGTCAGCGAGAACACCTGGCCCGCACCGGCGGAGCTGCCGACGTGA
- a CDS encoding ABC transporter ATP-binding protein, with protein MSTTVEFAAVTVRVGRRELVRDVSLRIEPGEMVGIVGPNGAGKTTLLRTLYRAQRPTSGRVLVGGDDVWVLPGRQAARRLAAVLQDSTGDFELTVYDVVAMGRTPYKRAFEGDNADDRRIVMDALTAVDMAALAGEPYNRLSGGQKQRVMIARALAQQTGVIVLDEPTNHLDLRHQHEALHLLRRTGATVVAVLHDLNLAAAYCDRICVMDAGAVVAVGEPAEVLTERLIAEVYQVSARVIVDDRVRVDVIPGVLR; from the coding sequence ATGAGCACGACGGTCGAGTTCGCCGCGGTCACCGTGCGGGTGGGACGCCGGGAGCTGGTGAGAGACGTCTCGCTACGGATCGAGCCCGGTGAGATGGTGGGCATCGTGGGGCCCAACGGTGCGGGTAAGACCACGCTGCTGCGCACGCTTTACCGCGCGCAACGGCCGACGTCGGGCCGGGTGCTGGTCGGCGGCGACGACGTCTGGGTGCTGCCGGGCAGGCAGGCGGCGCGACGGCTGGCCGCGGTGCTGCAGGACAGCACGGGTGACTTCGAGCTGACCGTGTACGACGTCGTCGCGATGGGGCGCACCCCGTACAAGCGGGCCTTCGAGGGCGACAACGCCGACGACCGCAGGATCGTCATGGACGCGCTGACCGCGGTCGACATGGCCGCACTCGCCGGCGAACCGTACAACCGGCTCTCCGGCGGGCAGAAGCAGCGCGTGATGATCGCGCGGGCGCTGGCCCAGCAGACCGGTGTGATCGTGCTCGATGAACCCACCAATCACCTGGATCTGCGACACCAGCACGAGGCCCTACACCTGTTGCGGCGCACCGGCGCCACCGTTGTCGCGGTGTTGCACGACCTGAATCTGGCTGCCGCGTACTGCGACCGGATCTGTGTGATGGACGCCGGCGCTGTCGTGGCGGTCGGCGAACCCGCAGAGGTGTTGACTGAACGGCTCATTGCGGAGGTCTACCAGGTGAGCGCACGCGTGATCGTCGACGACCGGGTTCGGGTGGACGTCATACCGGGGGTGCTGCGATGA
- a CDS encoding LacI family DNA-binding transcriptional regulator: MPRSPNPRRRATLASLAAELKVSRTTISNAYNRPDQLSADLRERVLETAKRLGYPGPDPVARSLRTRKAGAVGLVMTEPLNYSFSDPAALDFVGGLAEACEEAGQGLLLVAVGPKRSISDGTAAVLSAGVDGFVVYSASDDDPYLSVIQERHLPIVVVDQPKDIPGASRVCIDDRAAMRQLAEHVLGLGHTEIALLTMRLGREHPSSGTGPTVADPERLKSPHFHVQRERIAGVVDAMTAAGLDPASLTVVESYEHLPTSGGAAAEVALATNPRLTALMCTADVLALSAMDHLRARGIYVPGQMTVTGFDGVPEALRRGLTTVVQSSAEKGRRAGRLLHNPPRSGLPVVDVLETEVVRGRTAGPPA; encoded by the coding sequence ATGCCCAGGAGTCCGAACCCGAGACGGCGGGCGACCCTGGCCTCACTCGCGGCCGAACTCAAGGTTTCGCGCACCACCATCTCCAACGCCTACAACCGGCCCGACCAGTTGTCCGCGGATCTGCGGGAACGGGTGCTGGAGACCGCCAAGCGGCTGGGCTATCCGGGACCGGATCCGGTGGCGCGGTCGCTGCGCACCCGCAAGGCCGGTGCGGTCGGCCTGGTGATGACCGAACCGCTCAACTACTCGTTCAGCGACCCGGCGGCACTGGACTTCGTCGGCGGGCTGGCCGAGGCGTGTGAGGAGGCCGGTCAGGGGCTGCTGCTGGTGGCGGTCGGTCCGAAACGCAGCATCAGCGACGGCACCGCCGCGGTGCTGTCCGCAGGCGTCGACGGGTTCGTGGTGTACTCCGCCTCCGACGACGACCCCTACCTGTCGGTGATCCAGGAACGCCACCTGCCGATCGTCGTGGTGGACCAGCCCAAGGACATCCCCGGGGCGTCGCGGGTCTGCATCGACGACCGTGCGGCGATGCGGCAGTTGGCCGAACACGTTCTGGGACTCGGGCACACCGAGATCGCGCTGTTGACGATGCGACTGGGCCGCGAGCATCCGTCCAGCGGCACCGGCCCGACGGTCGCCGATCCGGAGCGGTTGAAGTCGCCGCACTTCCACGTCCAGCGGGAGCGCATCGCCGGGGTGGTCGACGCGATGACGGCGGCCGGGCTGGATCCGGCGTCGCTGACGGTGGTGGAGAGCTACGAGCACCTGCCCACGTCGGGCGGGGCCGCCGCGGAGGTGGCGCTGGCCACCAACCCGCGGCTGACCGCGCTGATGTGCACGGCCGACGTGCTGGCGCTGTCGGCGATGGACCACCTGCGGGCACGGGGCATCTACGTGCCCGGGCAGATGACGGTCACCGGATTCGACGGGGTGCCGGAGGCGCTGCGCCGCGGCCTGACCACCGTCGTGCAGTCCAGCGCCGAGAAGGGCCGTCGCGCAGGGCGTCTGCTGCACAATCCGCCCCGCTCGGGGCTGCCGGTGGTCGACGTGCTGGAGACCGAGGTGGTGCGCGGGCGCACCGCGGGCCCGCCCGCCTGA
- a CDS encoding metal ABC transporter solute-binding protein, Zn/Mn family, whose translation MPSLRLAFACLAAPLVLAGCSQTADQAAPAGDCPVAPVDVVVSVDQWGDLVSQLGGECAQVTTVLASSSVDPHEYEPTPSDAAGFEGAALVVLNGGHYDEWAAKLAASTAPDAPVVDATAVSGTQNPHAWYNPAAVTAVADAVTGRLRTLAPDAADYFDQRRAALTEALAPYDELIETIRAGAAGKTYAATETVFDDMAAAVGLTNRTPQGYQNAAANESEPSPADLDAFLRLLGDRGVDVLIYNVQTEGSVPQQIRTAAEQAGVPVVEVTETVPPDTDSFETWQVNQLTALAEALGV comes from the coding sequence ATGCCTTCCCTCCGCCTCGCCTTCGCCTGCCTTGCCGCGCCGCTCGTCCTCGCCGGCTGCTCGCAGACCGCCGACCAGGCCGCGCCCGCCGGCGACTGCCCGGTGGCCCCGGTCGACGTCGTCGTCAGCGTCGACCAGTGGGGCGACCTGGTCTCCCAGCTCGGCGGGGAATGCGCCCAGGTCACCACGGTGCTGGCCAGCTCGTCGGTGGACCCGCACGAGTACGAGCCGACGCCGTCGGACGCCGCCGGGTTCGAGGGCGCCGCGCTGGTGGTGCTCAACGGCGGCCACTACGACGAGTGGGCCGCCAAACTGGCCGCCAGCACCGCCCCGGACGCACCCGTCGTCGACGCGACCGCCGTCAGCGGTACGCAGAACCCGCACGCCTGGTACAACCCCGCCGCGGTGACCGCCGTCGCCGACGCGGTCACCGGCCGGCTGCGCACGCTCGCCCCCGACGCCGCGGACTACTTCGACCAGCGCCGGGCCGCGCTGACCGAGGCGCTGGCGCCCTACGATGAGCTCATCGAGACCATCCGCGCCGGCGCGGCCGGCAAGACCTACGCGGCCACCGAGACCGTGTTCGACGACATGGCCGCGGCGGTCGGGCTGACCAACCGCACACCGCAGGGCTACCAGAACGCGGCGGCCAACGAGTCCGAACCCTCGCCCGCCGACCTCGACGCGTTCCTGCGGCTGCTCGGCGACCGCGGCGTCGACGTGCTGATCTACAACGTGCAGACCGAAGGGTCGGTGCCGCAACAGATCCGGACGGCCGCCGAACAGGCCGGGGTGCCGGTCGTCGAGGTCACCGAGACCGTGCCGCCGGACACCGACTCGTTCGAGACCTGGCAGGTGAACCAGTTGACCGCTCTGGCCGAGGCACTCGGTGTCTGA